From Nicotiana tabacum cultivar K326 chromosome 20, ASM71507v2, whole genome shotgun sequence, one genomic window encodes:
- the LOC107813108 gene encoding uncharacterized protein LOC107813108 codes for MCSFYHGPWRFWSDVPWNIRGRMFDEFRMKCAWPVEREVEVRGVFFNKCADRLSDMLREARNKKEMPGWITEDIWIKLTEYWASKEFGKKSELAKAACLSDKGGSMHTGGSISIGAHRRRLFKLNHISCHCINHISNFASV; via the exons ATGTGTTCATTTTATCATGGACCTTGGAGGTTTTGGTCAGATGTTCCATGGAACATTAGGGGCAGGATGTTTGATGAATTTAGg atgaagtGTGCTTGGCCAGTTGAACGTGAGGTAGAGGTACGAGGCGTCTTTTTTAATAAATGTGCTGATAGGTTGAGTGATATGCTTCGAGAAGCTCGAAATAAGAAAGAGATGCCAGGTTGGATTACCGAAGATATATGGATCAAACTAACTGAGTATTGGGCCTCTAAGGAATTTGGAAAGAAAAGTGAATTGGCAAAGGCAGCCTGTTTGTCCGACAAAGGTGGCTCTATGCACACAGGAGGTTCAATAAGTATTGGGGCTCATCGAAGAAGATTGTTTAAATTAAATCATATTTCTTGTCACTGTATAAATCATATTTCCAATTTTGCTTCTGTTTAA